The genome window TTTGAACGGGATAGTGACTAGAGGTTACAATTTGCACGATGCATATTAACACATTTTAAAATTCAGGTACTAAACTgcaaattacaaaatataattaactctAAACAAAAATCTGTTGTGGCTGCTAACATGGGCCGCCACGTATATACTTAGACTAAGCCCGGTTATTAAATGGGCCATCTTAACTTAAACAAGCCCAACAATTTTACAATATATTCTGTTATTCTGTTACATCCCTGAAATGATGAACACAATGGGAGATGAGAGAATTTTGAGCATATACAAAGCTTCGAGAAGTATAAAGAAGAGAGAGAACAGTCTCTACAACGCCTTGTGTTCCATCTTTGATGACTCCGTGTTTGTCGCCGAGATCGCTCAGTTATGGCCGGAGTTGCCGTTAGTAGCGAATCTCCGGTGTGGATTGTGGTACTCTAAGCGTTTTCATCACAATTGTTATTTCAAGTCTACTGATGGACACACCAATAACTTGTCGTTCAATACTTCTCGCCTTAATCTTCATCTTGCGCTTCTCGCaggtatttttttatatataggcTCGCACTCGAAAACGTGGCGAGAATAATTTTTCTAAGTTTAGAATAATTATTCGGTGAGTGCGAGcctatatatgtaaatttagagttcgttttattatattagaaggtatatatatttaatgagTATGTTATGTAGTTGAATGTAGTGGATGAATTGTGATTTTATGAATCTGTTTTGGTTGGTACTTGATTATTACTCTCAGAACTTTAAAAAGAAGGAACTCTCCTGTATGATTGAATGCTTATGTCGGAGAAATGTTGAATTGTGTGTAGTCATATTATGGCGTATTGGCGGCGCTTGTCCTTCTATGAAGATCTGTGTTTTAAAACATCGTTCATATATTGAGCTTATGAAACAATGTTAATATTGGATTTGACCGAAGTAGATTATATAATTTAGGCTACTTTCTAACCACATAATTCATGTATTTTACTGCAATAGTATTAATTTAAGATATttacattaatattaaaattccaAAATTTGCCACTTCTCTGGAAAAGattaaaaattgaatctttCATAGTATGTGTCATGTAAAAAtgatcttttaaaatttttatttccaattaataatttataagtttgagtttttttatGACTTCGCATATTGGTCTGGTCGTATGGATAGGGCAGAAGGGAGGGTGTATTATTGTCGATTCTACTCGAAAAGGGAAACGCTTTCCAGACAGTATGTCCAAGACCATACCAATCTGGGCCTGTGTGATGAACCGAGCAATATCAAATCATAAAAACAGAATGCGTGGATCTGTTTCAGTGGTGGAGGgggtaatttattatattattcgtGTTCTATATTATTACTACATCCTCTAGTTATTCTGATATGATTGGATGCAAATGGGTACAAGTTCTCACATAATTTTGTTGTATATGTTTAAGCCTTTGATATTTTTTACGCGTATAATACAATTTTGAAGGCAAATGGGGGATGAACTAGGTATATGACTTCACATAAAATTCTCAAACAGAGAACAAATGACACAAGTTATAATCTGAATCACAAGAGGTATTCTCAAAATATTATAGAACTAAATTAATCTTTTCTAATCAAAAACAAGTCCTAAAAGATAGAATTTCCTCATATCAATCTAAAAATTATCTGCTAcggaaaatatatattctagAGTCTTTTGAAAAATCAGTTTCCAAAGCCTTCTATATTGCTCCTAAGTTGTTTTTGGGGTTCCTTGCGGTTATCCCTGCATCAATCTAATGAACTGCTGCTCTGTTGGAGTGACTTTGTTAGTGTCAAAAGCTACAATCCGAAGTGTATAAGGTGTTGTAATATGATCTTTAGATTTGGACTCATTTTAAGGTGTTGTATTCTACAAGGCTTTTTGCATTGTAAAGTTTTATGCAACAAGACTGCCCAAAAAGTTTTTTGGTTTGGTCTCCTAATCTTAATATGAGAAAATGTATTAAAGCTCATCATCACTAGATATTAACTCTGATACATATAGGATTGTGATCATATGCAAACATTCTTCGCCTACAAACCTGTAAAATTCACTTATAATGACATGAGATGCATTAAAGTGTAGTAGTAttctttgaaaataaaatttattcttaaaaattatattagcaaatctaaaatttattaattatgtaaacATTGTGttttcactaataaaaaaaattattgtaaaaatTGATATTAACTATGTTCCTGGTTTCAAATGAATTTAGCAACAATTTTTGGTCCATCCCTTGTCGATATTAGTGAATTCTGGACAATCACCTTTCATCAGTTACAAAAATCTTGGACAATCGCTAAGTACTACTATGTTATTGCATTCAGCACTTTTTTTTAGGTGTAGTATGTATACAGTTTCCTGTTTTAATTGGGGAACAATgttaattatttctgaacatatTCCAATTAATTTTCACATATGTCTTCAGACTACAAACAATCATAAAGAAAATACTGAACAAGACCTTCTTAGTTGGGATTGTTCGTTGCATCTTCCTCTATGGGTTCCTCCAGCGGAGAGGATGGCAATTGAGAATCATTTAGAAGAATGGACAAAGCAGTTAGAGACCAGTGGAGCTGATATCACACCTCTTTTATCAATACTAAAGAAACCTTTACGACCTTTGTGGATTTCCCAGAAGTCTGTTATCTGGTTAAATGAAGTTCCTGATCACGAATCTTGGGATTTCACACCTTTAATACTTGTTTCAGCATCCTCCTCTAATGGCTATTTACAACAAAGAACTGcttcagagtttagctggaattaTATACCAGGAGCTGGAGATGATGAGGAAAGTTGGGCAAGGGGTTTATCACCTACCCTTTTCTGGAATAATGCCATAGAACTTATTAGCTCGGGGCCTGATCAATGTAACCAGAAGGTAGCTGATATTGTTGAAAAAGATAGAGTTTATCGAGCACAAAGGGGACATAATGCTCCTCAAATCTCTATCAAGTCTTTAAAGTCTTTTGGAAACATAGACAATTCCCATTCCGAAGAAATTTTACTCGATTTAAAGAGTACGGACACTAGAAGTGGTGAAAACTTGTCCCGTGATGATAGTAAAGTTTGTTGGCTAGGTTCTTCTAATATTGCAGTATGCTCAACACAACTCGGTAAGTGAATTCCTCTCCTCTTTATGgtttacttttttaaaaattagtatcACTTAATTAATATAAGAAGAAGCATAAGTAACAACCTAGTGCCTGTAACAAGCAATAACTGAAACATGTTTTGAGTGATGTCATGAAGTACAGTTGCACAAGAAAAAACATATGCTTTTAAAACAGATGAGGTGGTTTTAGGAGAAAGGTGGTCCTCTTGAAACAGGTCTAAGTGACATCCCAAGTGTGACTTCGTTGTGACCTTTTTTGTCACCTTACCTTGACTTGCGTTCGAAATTTCAATACTTATACTTGTCTATTGAAAAAAGTGCAGACATAAAACTAATGGGCCTGATTTCATTTTCTCGGTCCACTGCACTCTTGCCAACAGATATTTTTGTAGTAAGTTTATCTGTTAGCAAGAGCTCGAGGCTTGACTTTTAAATGCATATAAGCATATTGTTTAAGATAAATGATCCGGTTAAGTTGTCCTCTCAGCAATTTAAAGTTTTAGGAGAGTTTGTACTCTTACATGTGGCATCAGAGCCAATAGTTTTTTGatcctctttttttcttttctttctaccTCTATTTTCGTTCCTCCACCACATCATTGCCaggtattttctattttataagaGAATGGTGTCATGTGTATCTCATGGCAGTACACATCAGCTTCTTTGGTATGCTTTTCCCCTGTCCACAATTTCGGTAAACTATGGTAGAACAGAATGGTAAAAGCTATTCTTGATGCATCTTCAATTTAAAATGTACATCCTCGTAAAGGCCCAGTATTTCACTCACTGTATTATTTGTTAAGACTTGAGAGGTGATATTTATGATGTTTGAGAAAAGGTCGTGGTGCTATACAAGATTTAATAAGTACGGTTATAAGTATGATGATTATGGAATACTAAAGGATGAAAATAGTGCTGATTTTTTTGCTTGGAAGTCCAGTAATTCGACAATATGCTCTTGATTAACCAATTTAAGTTATAACACATAGCATTTGTGAATAATATTTCCGATTCCCAATGAATTGTTTCCTTTAGCTATAAGGCCCTTAATTCTATTGCTTTATAagcaaatttatattttgtcaTATTATCTTCCCCTCATTTTACTCAGTCTAGTGTACTACTTTGCAGCTGTAAATGCTTTTGATGTCGACAGTATTTTGAACTGCGACCAGGAAGCTTTCTCTGCCTGCCTTAAGGATCAGGAGGCTTGTATGCATCTTCCAATTGTGGTGTGTATATGAAAGATTGTTTTTTTAGTGATTTCCGCAAccaaattattcatttttttttaattcttactGGTCTTAAACTACGTCCTTATAAGTAATAGTTGTTTATGTTATTTTACCTTGTAGAATTCAAAATTTGACAGATTTTCTTTGTTAAGAAATCTTCCGTCTGCGGTTAGCTTTGCCAACTCACAGCTGGAGAAAGGAAAGAAACTTCTAGTTTGCTGTAATACAGGTAAGCATTATGTTTCATTAAGTATTACAAGTGAATTTGGTTTAAAAGCCCAAATTAAATTTGTTATAGTTCTTGCAAATACTCTGAGGTTCAATGCCTTGCTAATCTTTTCTTATTACTTtgtctatatattatacttAAGAAACGTCTCCATAGTCCACACTCCTCACCCTATCAGTCATTATTTATGGTCAGGATAGCTGGTCGACTTTCAAAGCATTCTTTTCATAATAATAGGTGGTCTGTAAGACTGTAAGAAATGGTTCTAGGTAACTGGAATTTTAATTCGCAAGTGATAATGACTATTTTCTGTTTCAGGAGAAGATATCAGTATATGCGTCTGCTTGGCAATCTTGACCTCATTATTTACGGTAGAAggtaaatataattcaatatttGAGAAATGATCAGCCCTTGCACACTCAGCACCTTGTACACTGCTTGAAGTTTAACAGGCAAAAAGCCTATTTATTGGCCAAATAACTTTTAAGTGTACTCTGTGgttcacaagttctctttttcTCCTTTAGATAAAAGTAATAAAGTTGTtctttttaagttaatttacTTTCTTAAGAGGGACAATTTTTGAGATGGAACTCGTCACAATGCTTAAATTTTCTTAAGAATAATTATGACAACTACATGTCTATAAGACTATAACTTCAACGAATTAAACATACAGTACTGGTCTTTTATCAACATTCATCTCATCTTCTTGCAAGTACCAAGCTGAAAAGTGGTTGTCTCGTCAGAGCTCTATGTTTTGAATTAATGTTTATCTTGTTTTTATTGAAGATTGTGTGATCTGATAGAGCTTCCCTAATGTTTTTAGGCTGTTTTGATGACGGGAAATCATTTAGA of Daucus carota subsp. sativus chromosome 3, DH1 v3.0, whole genome shotgun sequence contains these proteins:
- the LOC108213008 gene encoding uncharacterized protein C3F10.06c isoform X1, producing MMNTMGDERILSIYKASRSIKKRENSLYNALCSIFDDSVFVAEIAQLWPELPLVANLRCGLWYSKRFHHNCYFKSTDGHTNNLSFNTSRLNLHLALLAGQKGGCIIVDSTRKGKRFPDSMSKTIPIWACVMNRAISNHKNRMRGSVSVVEGTTNNHKENTEQDLLSWDCSLHLPLWVPPAERMAIENHLEEWTKQLETSGADITPLLSILKKPLRPLWISQKSVIWLNEVPDHESWDFTPLILVSASSSNGYLQQRTASEFSWNYIPGAGDDEESWARGLSPTLFWNNAIELISSGPDQCNQKVADIVEKDRVYRAQRGHNAPQISIKSLKSFGNIDNSHSEEILLDLKSTDTRSGENLSRDDSKVCWLGSSNIAVCSTQLAVNAFDVDSILNCDQEAFSACLKDQEACMHLPIVNSKFDRFSLLRNLPSAVSFANSQLEKGKKLLVCCNTGEDISICVCLAILTSLFTVEGCFDDGKSFRETCITKLEMRQRLIYICKFAVNARPSRGNLKQVFSFLNRESNSCVS
- the LOC108213008 gene encoding tRNA A64-2'-O-ribosylphosphate transferase isoform X2; the protein is MDTPITCRSILLALIFILRFSQKGGCIIVDSTRKGKRFPDSMSKTIPIWACVMNRAISNHKNRMRGSVSVVEGTTNNHKENTEQDLLSWDCSLHLPLWVPPAERMAIENHLEEWTKQLETSGADITPLLSILKKPLRPLWISQKSVIWLNEVPDHESWDFTPLILVSASSSNGYLQQRTASEFSWNYIPGAGDDEESWARGLSPTLFWNNAIELISSGPDQCNQKVADIVEKDRVYRAQRGHNAPQISIKSLKSFGNIDNSHSEEILLDLKSTDTRSGENLSRDDSKVCWLGSSNIAVCSTQLAVNAFDVDSILNCDQEAFSACLKDQEACMHLPIVNSKFDRFSLLRNLPSAVSFANSQLEKGKKLLVCCNTGEDISICVCLAILTSLFTVEGCFDDGKSFRETCITKLEMRQRLIYICKFAVNARPSRGNLKQVFSFLNRESNSCVS